One Thermodesulfobacteriota bacterium genomic window, GTGATGGCCTCCCCCGATGCCGGGGTGGCCAGGTAGGCGGAGTGACCCGTGGATTTCAGGCCCGCGGGGTTGGAGAACCGGGCGAGCTCGATAGGGTTGCCCAGATCCTCCACCTCCCCCGTGTCGCCGTTCAGGATCGAGACCGTGCCGTCGCTCCCCACCGTGACCTCCACGGCGTTGGGGGGGATCGTGACCTCGGGGGCGAGCAGCCAGCCCTCGCTGGTGCACAGCCGCCCCTGGGAGTCGACCTTGAAGGAGCCGGAGCGGGTGTAGGCGGTGGCGCCGTTGGGCAGGGTGATCTGGAAGAAGCCGTCGCCCTCGATCACCAGGTCCAGGGGGTTGCCGGTCTCCCGGAAGTCGCCTTGGCTGAACACCTTGGCGGTGCCGATGACCCGGGCACCCTGCCCCACCTCGAAGCCCGTGGGAAACTCTCCCCCCGCGCTCGAGGCCGCGCCCGCCGAGCGCAGCGACTGGTAGAGCAGGTCCTGGAAGTCGGCCCGGGTCCGCTTGAACCCGGTGGTGTTCACATTGGCCAGGTTGTTGGCGATCACGTCCACGTTGACCTGCTGGGCCTGCATGCCCGCAGCGGCGGTCCAAAGGGCTCGAATCATTGCGTCTCCTCCCGTTTCCGCGGCCCGGCTCAGGCCACGCGGCCCAGGCGCACTGCCTGGGAAGTGGCTTCGTCCACCGTCTGAATTGCCTTCTGGTATGCCTCGAAGGCCCGCAGGGTCTCCACCATGCGGGTCATCCCGGCCACGCCGTCCAGGTTGGAGCCCTCCAAGGCTCCCTGCACCACGCGGCCGTTCTCCGCCGGCACCGCCTGGGCGCCGGCAACAGGGTAGTAGAGGCTTGCGCCCGCGGGGCGAAGCGCCTGCGCGTCCTCGAAGGTCTCGAGGCGCAACCGATCCACCCGGCGGCCCTCCACCCGCAGCGTGCCGTCGCCGCCCACCTGCACCTCGCCCTGCCCCGGCACCCGTACCGGGCCGTCTTC contains:
- the flgG gene encoding flagellar basal-body rod protein FlgG, which produces MIRALWTAAAGMQAQQVNVDVIANNLANVNTTGFKRTRADFQDLLYQSLRSAGAASSAGGEFPTGFEVGQGARVIGTAKVFSQGDFRETGNPLDLVIEGDGFFQITLPNGATAYTRSGSFKVDSQGRLCTSEGWLLAPEVTIPPNAVEVTVGSDGTVSILNGDTGEVEDLGNPIELARFSNPAGLKSTGHSAYLATPASGEAITGSAGSLGLGAISQGFLEMSNVSVVEEMVNLIAGQRAYEVSSKAIQASDEMLQMANNVKR